A single Anopheles arabiensis isolate DONGOLA chromosome 2, AaraD3, whole genome shotgun sequence DNA region contains:
- the LOC120908834 gene encoding uncharacterized protein LOC120908834 produces the protein MNHALVFTGGSSSPGSYWEEAISLVVRLGTLLQTLVIPLLLVIGAQFAVQLYNGVRREAERLLERHVDALQRDRQRLIEEIKLDLLRTLNNKGAKEEESSAVQKASEAECDYRSTIKQSECASEKSTIISPVLSSTPSSGFVKNGSTTTGRSNQTPLERRRPATSPSSTKATEWIPTRRHRLDRKECSNIVNEIIYQIQSGTRTGEDCNSSSPGKSGIPEGTTQRSGNAEDSAVLRDVHSRNVVARMKTLFEQPMGRPQMTSVKFATTPERQPSPAAPESTPRRHFSNVVNILRRSEPNSSYGSRSISASLENLRPAGAAGYPKASSEPPTVIRMRRRIRSQQSLSESVEDILESERFSKRLSQYSISDLLDEDEAESGKQPLERYSGEAKYDRVSRGLKTLSTFSLSELLQDDEMTTVDGAEAEPEVVLRKSKPSATPASYRNAVDNIEQILIAENLSKDYWKYSISNLLDSMEEDGGIVSLQ, from the coding sequence ATGAATCATGCGCTGGTATTTACTGGTGGCAGCTCCAGCCCCGGCAGCTATTGGGAAGAAGCGATCAGTCTCGTCGTTCGGCTCGGTACGCTGCTGCAAACATTAGTcatcccgctgctgctggtgatcgGGGCGCAATTTGCGGTACAGCTGTATAACGGCGTCCGCCGGGAGGCAGAGCGGCTGCTCGAACGGCACGTCGATGCATTGCAGCGCGACCGCCAGCGGCTGATAGAGGAGATCAAGCTCGATCTGCTGCGGACGCTCAACAACAAAGGAGCGAAGGAGGAGGAGTCATCGGCGGTGCAGAAGGCTTCCGAGGCAGAGTGTGATTATCGTAGTACCATAAAGCAGTCGGAATGTGCATCGGAAAAGTCAACCATCATCTCACCCGTACTGTCATCCACGCCGAGTTCTGGCTTTGTAAAGAATGGCAGCACAACGACGGGCAGATCTAATCAGACCCCATTGGAGCGGCGACGACCGGCCACATCGCCCTCCTCCACCAAAGCCACCGAATGGATCCCGACCCGCCGCCACCGGCTGGATCGCAAAGAGTGCAGCAACATTGTGAATGAAATCATTTATCAAATTCAATCAGGCACGCGAACTGGGGAAGATTGCAATAGCAGCAGTCCGGGGAAGTCGGGAATTCCCGAAGGTACTACCCAACGTTCAGGAAATGCGGAAGATTCGGCGGTGCTGCGGGATGTGCACAGTCGTAACGTGGTCGCTCGCATGAAGACACTGTTCGAGCAGCCGATGGGGCGACCCCAGATGACCTCCGTGAAGTTTGCCACCACGCCCGAGAGGCAACCATCACCGGCAGCACCGGAATCAACGCCACGGCGACATTTCAGCAACGTTGTGAACATTCTTCGCCGCAGCGAACCCAACTCCTCGTACGGGTCGCGCTCCATCAGTGCTAGCCTGGAGAACCTGAGGCCTGCCGGTGCTGCAGGGTACCCGAAGGCTTCCTCCGAACCTCCCACAGTGATCCGAATGCGACGACGCATCCGCTCCCAGCAAAGTTTGTCCGAATCGGTCGAGGACATCCTGGAGTCGGAACGGTTCTCCAAACGCTTGTCCCAGTACTCGATCAGTGATCTGCTGGATGAGGATGAGGCTGAGAGTGGAAAGCAACCACTGGAGCGATACAGTGGAGAAGCCAAGTACGATCGGGTGTCGCGAGGTCTCAAAACGCTTTCCACCTTTTCCCTGTCCGAGTTGCTGCAGGATGACGAAATGACGACGGTTGATGGGGCGGAAGCAGAACCGGAAGTGGTACTGCGCAAATCGAAACCTAGCGCGACGCCCGCCTCCTATCGCAATGCCGTCGATAACATTGAGCAAATCCTAATTGCGGAGAACCTATCGAAAGACTACTGGAAGTACTCCATCTCGAACTTGCTGGACAGCATGGAGGAGGACGGTGGTATCGTGTCGCTGCAGTGA
- the LOC120908833 gene encoding uncharacterized protein LOC120908833, translated as MSAPWRTALCTASCLVTVLLLACGVVRVVHSFPCESQSNGVQLPMIVCFITASNEHYDYDSLRTGLCSHIVLIDLIGVGKDGSLELLQTSSRSLNRFCKLKQHFSDVGDEAKFIISIGGVAQKSSHFSKALKTSESRFALSDELISFTIKHKLGGLDIAWFYPAQFGGAESDRTNLIVFLRDLYLRTNACGITLSLTVGVDPKDIEISYDVPRINEVVDFVNLLTGDYHNPTSPTHISPLYGQGPRDRLNINYSVMSYIEAGLNPRKMVIMGSCYAYLYISKICKNDTVTTTKLRTVMRLSYLSATELITRESFRTSWDDMRHVPYGMLTKGITKKWLTYNDVESMRRKADYAQHHQLGGMGLFSVDEDDYGGRAGFGRYPMLRALVSILYPELDCSEEELEEEIETIVCPYTGYLTDPVEPECYYACEEGIGLHDCPKKCCPQGQTFSEVQNKCYQTPDMTPAPCSSGPTYPPMGRSVSYPSSDQYQQPIGYQQPTGYQPPTGYEQPTGYQQPPEVLSVAQNNYPIVQADPQMTPYQPMTVDSVVPTLMGSPSTMAPMYASMDEPEHQASNLVAHVVVIPNGSEGHITPGTTPTTTTTKEVEEEVEILNTPCALKGELEQATDPPVVITPKPNRSSRREKDRKRKSRSKSHSGRSTSTETSKETTPITTPALTVAVTESLSTVGMTTATTTATTTTTTTTAKPSRARKTTTDVTPGIETTEPRMVSSSASSTSSTAAAATTTSTTTTTTTPPPTTTVTVTTTPPSTTVTTADVTFADKTSPIVTSPPTAPAPATSSTSALSTEQPTTTLSPVPPTLSNTRIATTKTTTAIPTTAPPPTASTAIANTTLHDAPLPLETTIT; from the exons ATGAGCGCTCCATGGCGGACAGCTCTGTGCACCGCCAGCTGTCTGGTCACGGTGTTGTTGCTGGCGTGCGGTGTGGTGCGAGTAGTGCATTCTTTCCCCTGCGAAAGCCAGTCGAACGGTGTGCAGCTGCCCATGATCGTTTGCTTTATTACCGCCTCGAACGAGCACTATGACTACGACAGCCTGCGGACGGGCCTATGCTCGCACATCGTGCTGATCGATCTGATCGGAGTGGGGAAGGATGGCAGCCTGGAGCTGCTGCAAACGTCCAGCCGTTCGTTGAACCGTTTCTGCAAGCTAAAGCAACACTTTAGCGATGTTGGAGACGAGGCGAAGTTCATCATATCGATCGGTGGGGTAGCACAAAAGTCGTCCCACTTTTCGAAGGCGCTCAAAACCAGCGAAAGCCGCTTTGCACTGTCGGATGAGCTGATCTCGTTCACCATCAAACATAAGCTGGGCGGACTGGACATTGCGTGGTTCTATCCTGCCCAGTTTGGTGGGGCGGAATCGGATCGCACGAATTTGATCGTGTTCTTGCGTGATCTCTACCTGAGAACCAATGCGTGCGGGATAACACTTTCGCTAACGGTTGGTGTTGATCCGAAGGACATTGAGATCAGCTACGATGTGCCGCGTATCAATGAGGTGGTTGATTTTGTCAATCTGCTGACCGGAGATTACCACAATCCAACATCTCCGACACACATCTCTCCGCTGTACGGGCAAGGGCCGCGGGATCGATTAAACATC AACTACAGTGTGATGTCCTACATCGAGGCGGGTCTTAATCCCCGGAAGATGGTTATCATGGGATCGTGCTACGCGTATCTGTACATCTCCAAGATTTGCAAGAACGACACCGTCACCACGACCAAGCTGAGAACGGTGATGCGCCTAAGCTACCTGTCCGCGACGGAGCTGATCACGCGCGAGTCTTTCCGCACGTCCTGGGACGATATGCGACACGTCCCGTACGGCATGCTGACCAAGGGCATCACCAAAAAATGGCTCACCTACAACGATGTGGAGTCTATGCGGCGGAAGGCAGATTAcgcacagcaccaccagctGGGTGGTATGGGACTGTTCAGCGTGGACGAAGATGACTACGGGGGACGTGCTGGATTCGGACGGTACCCAATGCTACGAGCGCTGGTGTCCATACTGTACCCCGAGCTGGATTGTAGTGAGGAAGAGCTGGAGGAGGAGATTGAAACCATCGTATGTCCGTACACTGGCTATCTGACGGATCCAGTGGAACCAGAGTGCTATTATGCGTGTGAGGAGGGCAT AGGCCTACACGATTGTCCGAAGAAATGTTGTCCCCAAGGACAAACCTTCAGCGAAGTTCAGAACAAATGTTATCAAACTCCTGATATGACGCCTGCACCTTGCAGTTCTGGTCCCACTTATCCTCCAATGGGACGATCCGTCTCATATCCGTCATCTGATCAATATCAACAGCCAATAGGATATCAACAACCTACAGGATATCAACCGCCTACAGGATACGAACAACCAACGGGATATCAGCAACCTCCAGAAGTTTTAAGCGTTGCTCAGAACAATTATCCAATAGTTCAGGCTGATCCACAAATGACTCCCTATCAACCCATGACAGTTGACAGTGTAGTGCCGACATTGATGGGTTCTCCATCCACCATGGCACCCATGTACGCTTCCATGGATGAGCCGGAACATCAAGCTTCCAATTTAGTTGCCCACGTTGTTGTCATCCCGAACGGTTCCGAGGGACACATTACACCGGGAACGACGCCAACAACGACCACGACcaaggaggtggaggaggaggtggaaaTTCTGAACACCCCCTGTGCGCTAAAGGGAGAACTTGAACAAGCAACCGATCCGCCCGTTGTGATAACCCCAAAACCGAACCGATCCTCTCGGCGGGAAAAGGATCGCAAAAGAAAGAGCCGCTCCAAGTCGCACTCGGGTAGATCGACTTCCACCGAAACGTCCAAGGAAACAACACCCATTACAACGCCCGCTCTCACTGTAGCAGTAACAGAATCACTGTCGACTGTTGGTatgacaacagcaacaaccacagcaacaacaacgacgacaacaacCACTGCCAAGCCATCTCGAGCACGTAAAACGACGACGGATGTAACGCCCGGAATCGAAACAACCGAGCCGAGAATGGTATCCTCATCTGCTTCAAGTACGTCCtcaacggcggcggcggcgacgaccACGTCCACCacaaccactaccaccacaccaccgccAACCACGACGGTGACAGTGACGACGACACCGCCAAGCACTACAGTGACAACTGCCGACGTGACTTTCGCAGACAAAACATCGCCAATCGTCacatcaccaccaacagcaccagcaccggcgACCAGTAGTACTAGTGCGCTGTCTACCgagcaaccaacaacaacgctATCTCCAGTCCCACCGACGTTATCCAACACGCggatagcaacaacaaaaacaacaacagcaatacCAACAactgcaccaccaccgacggcAAGTACGGCGATTGCCAACACAACGCTACACGACGCACCTTTACCCCTGGAAACGACCATCACCTGA